From Epinephelus fuscoguttatus linkage group LG17, E.fuscoguttatus.final_Chr_v1:
TCCTCGTTCAGCTCGTCTCTGATGATGGCATGCAGCATGTCCCTCAGCGTGAACGCACAGTGACGGATGCGGcggtctgacacacacacacacacacacacacacacacacacacagttacacacagttacacatagatagtaatatattttttactaGTTAAAAGAAACAATTTGTCTTGTATACTATTGAAGATATTAATTCCTATACCCTCATATACAGTATTTTATAGTAAAGTGTATGAAACAAtaccaaaacataaaaaaagctCTCTAAATGAATTAGTTCTTTGTCTATAAATGTCAGaaagttgtgaaaaaaaattcaatcagtgtttcccaaaggcCATGACAACgttctcaaatgttttcagtttacATTAAGGAGGAAggaaccagaaaatattcacatgtaTAAAGCTAGCATCacataattttgactttttttggtTAAGAAATTACTCAAGCCAATTAATCGATTGTCAGATTAGACCgtgattaatttttaattaatttgttgaccactaattgattaattgttgtAGCTTTATTGTCATAATGaggaattatttttttaactactgatttgtgtttattatatactgtaGTAATGCAACCAgtgaatattttaatttttgtttaatCTATGATATTAGAATTTTTTTGATTAGTTGATGAATCTTTTAGTACACTGAACATCACAAAACAGTCAAAAATTCCTGTCACAATTTTTCAAAGCCTAACAtgacgtcttcaaatgtcttcatTTGTTGGACCAACAGTCCCGAActcaaaaatattcaatttacaatTTGACAATACGCaatacaaaaccaaaaaaaaaaaaaaaaaaaaaaaaaagcagcaaattctcacatttaagagggTAGAATTGGGGAATATTTGGAATTCTTGCAATATAATCGACCCAAATGATTAATTGACTATCAAAACTGTAGAGgattcattttcttttgatcAACTAATTGACAAATCAATCATTTAATTCAGCTTTAAGATACGACTGCTTATTTATTCACCACAGGGAGCATGTTCCAGTCCAGGTTATTTTAGCTGTAAGACCCACTTCTCTCACCTGACACAGTGAGGGAGGCTCAAAGAGAGATTTTctgattatatatattttttttttccagaaaataaaacctgctgATTTCACAGTGAACTGGACACAATGACTAGAGTGAAAATGTCTGACTGTCAGCAGTTCTGCTTTATGAAATGAGTGGATGTGATGAATGAAATCAATGCAGCATCAGAGCTTTCACCTGGAATTACCTATTCAGGGTGAGACAGTGAAGATGTGGAgaataaaaaaatcaagatgAACTCTTCAGTGGAAGGGTAAAGAGAAGTCATACACATTTCTAAAAAAATCACAGGTAATATTCGGTCATTTTGAATAAAGTTTTGAAAAATACTTGCCATGCTGATTACTGTCATGGTGGCTAAATCGCTCCCGTACACATGCCTCCTGTATTAACTGAAAATTATTTTGGGCCCTTTGGAAAAAGTATGGATGCTCATTGCTCACCCATGGGGTCATTGTCAGGGTTGTATGCGAGGGCATTCTGCCAGATGAGGTCTGCATCTGCCATGAACTGGCCGATAGTGACGTACTTCTCCTGGTCGATGTTTGTCAGCAGTGTTGAGAGGTCCATGGGCACATCGACCACCAGCATGTAGTCTGGGACCTGGATGGAGATGTGGAGAGGAGACGTAGGCAGagggaaggaagaaaggaaagaaggaaaggtcagaaggaaggacagaaagagaatgggatggagggagagggagagggagaggtgaTATGAGGACTGACTGTTGTTAAAAATCAAAGGTGGAAGTGTACAATCATGCTGAAGGTACTCAACTTTCCTCCAGAAGTCTGCCTGAATATTTCATCAACATGGCAAAAGTTTCtgctgacagtgtgatgctgctCATGAATCTAGAGTTAAACTTACATACTGTACCGTTGGTATTGGTCATTATTCTGCTCTATTTCCTGTGTGCATTAGAGTCAATATAGCCTTATTTATGGATGCAAATTGACCATTTATATAATAGTTAATCACCGCGTGTTACACTGAAGTCTTGAAAAAAACTTTAACTATCACATCTCCCCAGCGAACACATAATCCAAAAAGGGGAACAGTCTTCATGAATTGGAGTAATCAGAATTAATGTTTAACAATAGAAAAACCACACCAAAATATctctttacaaactctcacacaactcatacaGTGTAATCCAGGTCCCcgttatccagtcatatgctcagtgcttctcaATTCTCATTTTTGCAAAATTTATTTTTGCTGAAATATTTTAATTGGCTTTGTTTGACTAGAGTAAATTGTTTTTTGGTATTGTGGTTTGATTAGAACTGGGAAATATAtggatattaataataataattataataatacattttgagGGGCAGGATTGTTCTGAGCTCATCTAAATGTATTAAATGCAATTAAGAAGTTGGCAGGCATGCacattttatacttttttataTTCACTGCTCTGCTTTTCTCATTAGGTTGACTAAATAAAATCCACTCACCTCCACTATGTCGACTGGTTTGGTGAAGGTCTTGAAGCGTCGGTCTAAAATCAGACGCTCAGTGATGTTACGCAGGAAGTGGCGGAGCTCCCGCAGcacgtcctcctcctcctcctccaggcgGAGGAGTTCCTCCTCAGGCAGCTGGCGGGGGGGAGGCGGGGGAGCCAGCGGGAGGATCTCTGTGGCCTGAGTCACTGAGAAGTGGAAGaggtcaaaaatatcattaaaaaatatcaatGCTTTACTGTAAAATCAATGTGATGGTTAAATCCTCTAATACTCTGGTAAAAGCACCCAAACAAGTTGGAGTCACAGACATGCTCTGTTCTTTGAGGGTGGAGCCTCAGCCGCCTGGTTCAGAATGAGGTCCTGGAAGAAGTCGGTCCTTTCCTGCAGGGTGGGGACACTGATGGTGTAAACCTCTCCATACTCCTCCCGAAACAGAGAGTGAATCTGAAGATAGACACAAGTCACCTCAAAAAGGCTGAAAAAGCAGCTTCCATCTGATGCCATAAATGTGAGAGGAGAATGGAAAACATTCTGTATTATTTCAGACTAGCTGCTCACCTCTGGGTCCAGCTGCTGATGGGGGACACTGCAGGTGGCTAGGAGAAGGatgggggagagggaggggatgCTGTCCAGCAGGCTGAGGAAGGAGGCTCTTAAAGAGGACCCCGCAGTCTCCCACCACTGCTGGATGTGTGGCATGTAGAGGACGCTGGGAGACGTTCGCCTGGCCTCGCAGAACACCTGAGAAGGCACAGAACTTTATGTTGTTTACTTCCTCTAAAATacctttttatgttttgttctgttgGTTTTCTGTaattcaaagtgaaaaacataaaaaccagGATTTACAAAGGTATCAGACACTTTTACGGCTAATAAGACCTttttaagatcatttttaaccaaatttaagaatGATTCTTggataaaatgttatttttttctcattcaagCACTGCAGATAAGTATAATGGTAAACTGTATATAGATGCAGTCCCATGCAGAGGAAGGTTTTATGTAGCAATATGGATATCATGGTGAGTTAAATTTTGCCAACAAGTTAgtacaagtataaagtaaagatttaggttcagtggtaggtttaaagattCGTAAAATCAGAAATATAGACTTTCACGCCAAAgtgcttgactcattttgacaaaaagaactTAAAAGattgataaatgaaattagataaagtGTTTGTGGGAATTAGGACCTCACAAATTAATGAATTAAGACTATTCAATTACTTTTAAggcttaatatttttttaaagatattttttgggggggtgtttttgcctttaattgataggacaggtaagtgtgaaggggagagagagagggaatgacatgcagcaaagggccacaggctggagtcgaacccgggccgctgtggcaacagccttgtacatggggcgcctgctctacccactaagccaccgacgccccagaatTTTCTAATTTAAGAAATTATAAGACTTTGAGGACCTGCAGACAGAAACTAATCATAACAAAGCATAATCATAAATCTTATGCAGTTGCCTGTCATCACCACCAGATGTCACTGAAGGATCTAGGGAGATGTTCAGCCCCACCTTTAACCTAATTTTAtacacctatcagccaaaattTTAAAACCACTGGCAACTGAAGTGAGTAACTTTGATCATttcattacaatgcaatgttctgctgagaAGACTTTGGTCATGGCATTCATGAGGATGCCACTTGATGGGCttcacccacccaaacactgttgcagaccaagtaaacccccctcatggcaacaacacttagcgatggcagtggcccctcAACAGGACAACGCATCATGTCACACCACAaaaaactgttcaggaatggCCCGGGGAATGCGACAAAGTGCTCAAgacatcaacctggcctccaaattccctaGATCCCAGTCTGATTGGGCATCTgtgggatgtgctggtaccccaaAGGTACCCCTAATCCACAGTGGGGCCTCCTCATATCGAACTGGTTCTGACCTGCTGAGGCACAGATGCAGGACCTTGGGAGGTGTCCTGGGGTATCTAGCACCAGGGCATTGGCGGAGGATCCTTTGaatcctgtgggttgtgaggtggggtacggGGTGGGCCATCGTAAGTGTTGTTGCCATGAGCGGGGGTTACTtagtctgcaacagtgtttgggtgggcgGAGCCCATCAAGTACCATCCTCATGAATGCCATGACCAAAGGTTTCTCAGTAAAACATTGCAATGTAACGAAATGATCAAAGTTACTCACTTCACTCGCCAGTAGTTTTAATGATTTGGCTGATCTGTGGCTGTGAAATGAGTGCAGGAGTGCTTGGACATTCAACTCAGCTTGCTCAACTTATCACCAAAGTAAGACAAGAACACAGGACAAGACACATGTCCCCATATGTATTGTGAACTCTTTCTACTGGGTGAATTGGTTTTTCTCTTGTTTAGGACTAATAAAACCTCCTGTCTGGTTACAGCGGCTCATTGTCAGTCAGCATACTCAGTGTAGTGTCTGCTGAGGAGTCACCTGGGCACAGGCTTCCTCCGGGGAGGTGCTGCTGACTCCAAACAGCACAGCAGAGTCCAGGCTGTGGACGGTGAAGCGCTCCAGAGCGTGCAGAAGCGCAGGAGCCAGGTGAGAGGTTTGACCGGCACCAGGACGACCCGCAAGAAGCATTCTGGGACGGTGGGACGTTGGGTGTTTGACTGCACTCCTGCAGGATGGAACGAAAGGAGTGAGACGCAAAATAAAGGGAAAGGCAAAAGAGGGACGACATTTTAACAAATATGGTTCAGGAAAAataagagaaagaaagggagaggtAGAGTCAGTAAAGAAAAAAGGGATTGCAAATGAATCAAGTATCAAAGATGCGAGAGAAGTACTATCTGCTGCCAGAAATGAGATAAACTCCAGGAACTCTTCAACAAGAGCTCTGttgtaaagaaatgttttaattcagattcaaagcttcaaaattctAAATTATTTTACCTCAAATGAGCCTAATTCTACTGACTACTAATTTTATCAagaatatttataaaatgtgtATTTCATGAAGACATTTGAGGTGCTGATGAGACACACCTGGCAAAGTGCAGGAAGTTTGTGCTCTTGGAGGTGGCGGGTGTGGAGATGCTGGATGTGCCAGGGCCGTCATCTCCTCCATACATTAGGCCATCGTCAAGGATGCCAGAGGTCAGGTCTGACAAGCAGAAAACAGATATTAAAGATATGATACTTAATCAGGACTGCAGCAGGAGCGCCTTCAGCTTTCAGCTCACTCACCTGGATCCCTTTTCCTCTTCATCCCCTGCTCAGCGTGAGGGAACAACCTCTGCAGAGCCTCCAGGATGTCATGCAGGGTGGCAGCCAGCAGCGGCTGAACCACAGGTGACAAGGGTTTGGTGGGCGAAGCAATGGAGCGGTGGGAGGCTGGTGACATCTTCCTCATGGCTGCCACAAAGTCGCAGCTGCTGACTTCGATGGAGGAGACGTCCAGcaggagtttctgtgaagtggcATAGATCTGCGGGTAGCGACGACGCAAAGCGCACAGCGCCGCCTCAGTGCACACTGCCCTGATGTCAGCGCCGCAGTAACCTGAGAAACAGGAGGTCAGTTGACTAGCAAAGTAATAGGCCATTTGTCTCATTTCTGTTCTGTCAACCTGGTAGTAAAATAATTTCAGATTTATAATCTGCCGGCTATTTATAAAGAACATCCCTCTTCTCAAACTTGTATACAGAAGATATGATcgctcttttttgttttatctaatGTATCTACAGTGTTAAATATTGGTTATAGTAAATCTCCTCATTTGGTGGGATGAAGCTGTCTTTCTTACCAACACATTTTTCAGCCAGCTCATCCAGGAAGTCCTCAGACGGACAGGGTTTCCATTGCCTGGTGTGAATTTTCAGAATCTCTTTACGAGACTGGAACACAAACCAAATAAAACTATCAGCTGGTATTTAGTCTCTATGTCAATTTCAACAACAGTCTGGAACCGAAATCAGGAAATAAAGTGCAACAACGGAATTAGGCTCTAAGAATTACATTTCAAATGTGTAAGAATTAAATTGTGGACAAGAATACTGAATTATGTAATGTGTACATagctttttctttaaaaaaaaacattattacaAAATGCACAGTTAGATATTGTGATACAAATAAAGAAAGatgtcacctctctgtcagGCAGTCCAAAGAGGAACTCCCTGTCAAAGCGTCCAGGCCGTCGCAGTGCTGGGTCAATGGAGTCCAGCCGGTTTGTTGCACCGATCACCACGACTTCCCCTCGACTGTCCAAGCCATCCATTAGAGCCAGGAGGGTCGACACAATGGAACTgcagaagacaaaaaaacaaactctctGCTTTATAATGTCCGGTTTCACCATTCGCTGTTGGGAACTAAAGAACTGCTGATTCAGGGGAAAGACCACAGGTTGTCAAACATTTAAGAGAGGAGTTAACAgaccaaaatttaaaaagtacttCTGCATGTTTGCTGGAATTTGTTGAGTTGGTTTGTTCTGACCTGTGTATCTGTTCCTGTCTGCTTGATCGGACCGGAGCCAGGCCATCGATCTCGTCAAAGAAGATGATGGACGGACGCATCTGACACGCCTGAAGGTAACATAGGGTTTTAAGTATTATTTTACAGTTACTGATCAATTACAGGGTCCAGTAACATTGTGACTCAGAAAACAGGTTAACAGTATTGAATATCTGGGGTACATTATGGTTCATAATTGCACc
This genomic window contains:
- the LOC125904189 gene encoding ATPase family AAA domain-containing protein 2-like isoform X2; this encodes MVTHRGRGRGAGDQNSKRKQRHRPAKSSESPLQDPLKTRSRSTVTRPEESALSHESNAEDEQNHTGSETPEDEEDKPGRRIIRKSQRLQNTAGSGWRNGLRRSNRPISLISRYQASNMFDGISTNTTGSVLKRMDNIKKKMRLSNNKDGMTYSKAQRRRTPVPPRKDLSDSEDENSFDDKDSGQEAATDDDSNCSATQNCDTKLSQASLHNQGPSSEFLRGALRISTSEPNTTPRAAYRPTNSVLLDQSDEDTHSDDEVHNVEKVPGSCWPLSLRTDHRLGTRRGKMNTGAGLADIDPMAIDQSVGFDSIGGLSGHISALKEMVVFPLLYPEVFDNFKIQPPRGCLFYGPPGTGKTLVARALANECSHGNRRVAFFMRKGADCLSKWVGESERQLRLLFEQACQMRPSIIFFDEIDGLAPVRSSRQEQIHSSIVSTLLALMDGLDSRGEVVVIGATNRLDSIDPALRRPGRFDREFLFGLPDRESRKEILKIHTRQWKPCPSEDFLDELAEKCVGYCGADIRAVCTEAALCALRRRYPQIYATSQKLLLDVSSIEVSSCDFVAAMRKMSPASHRSIASPTKPLSPVVQPLLAATLHDILEALQRLFPHAEQGMKRKRDPDLTSGILDDGLMYGGDDGPGTSSISTPATSKSTNFLHFARSAVKHPTSHRPRMLLAGRPGAGQTSHLAPALLHALERFTVHSLDSAVLFGVSSTSPEEACAQVFCEARRTSPSVLYMPHIQQWWETAGSSLRASFLSLLDSIPSLSPILLLATCSVPHQQLDPEIHSLFREEYGEVYTISVPTLQERTDFFQDLILNQAAEAPPSKNRALTQATEILPLAPPPPPRQLPEEELLRLEEEEEDVLRELRHFLRNITERLILDRRFKTFTKPVDIVEVPDYMLVVDVPMDLSTLLTNIDQEKYVTIGQFMADADLIWQNALAYNPDNDPMDRRIRHCAFTLRDMLHAIIRDELNEDFVRACEEIKESRIRRASCGTEAYLEEANGVFTTNSPRQSNSCETRANMAALKQMQLFSRDRCEEILDVETPPLVIDHSKLRDLLSRAVTKTEGAEVEPLEKLYALLAQCIYRHRNNYNKTQLIQEMKKEINNFC